The genomic DNA AATATATGGATAAAGTACTTATCGCGTGTATGGCTTTTGCTGCAGCTGCGGCACTCTATTTGTCACTGAGTGGCAACCTTTTATACGTAGGATAAAATATGTTCAAAGCAAAAGTAAGGGCAACCTTGCTTGCTTTGGTACTTCCTCTTCTTCTAAACGCTGGTCATATACTTAAAGATGACATTCTAAAAATTGAAGCTGCACAACTTATCAATGAGATGGGTGATGAACTTTTTTCAAAAACAGGTATCAATGGATATGTGATAGCAACCAATGAACACTTTCCTGTAGGTTTCAATCTGGTAGAGTATAGCAAGAAGTATGAAGCGCAGATGAGCAAGCCTTATGTCTTATTTATATTTGCACCACAGGCACGGATCACAGAGCAGACAGATACAAAGGGTAGGGTAGGATTGATCCCTTCATCTGATGCGATTCGCACTCTTTATGACTATAATGATGTAAGAGATGCTGCAGTGGATATTGTCTCTTCCAAAGACAGTAACTCCGATGAAGATAAACATAATATCGGTGTACTGCAGGCTTTTTCAGAGCTTGCAGAAGGCATTGCTCGCTCAAAAGGGGTTGAACTGACCAAGACAATACCGAATGAGACGCGGCATATGGTATGGGGGTTAAGTGTTTTGATCTATATCGGTTCATTCTTAGTACTCTGGATATTTGCAATCAGACCACTATATATGAGGATAAAAAATGGCAAAAAATAGCGCAAAAACATACTGGCCACATATGATACTGGGCTTTCTTGTACTCGGGATCACACTCAGTTACTGGACAGTAAAATCAGCATCATCGATACCGGTACAAGAGTCTAATCAATATATGCTCAAATACCAGATGGCTGATATGAATATTAATCAGATCATGGAGAAAAAAATAGCCTTTGATAAGGCATATGCCATTCATCTATTAAATGTGGAAACCATGGTCATGACAGATAATGTGAACAGTAACCGTCCTCAACCAAATCCTGTGAAATTGTTACAGGGTATGAATGCATTTTCTTATGAGGTGGTTACCAAAGACGGTACAAAAGTCTCTGATGCAAATGTCACCTTTTTACTGACACAGCCTCACAGCAGAAAAGAAGATAAACTTTTTAACAATGTTCCGTATGAGGATGGAAAATACCAAATCAGAGATGTAGAGATCACTAAAGCGGGAAGATACACCTTGCAGCTTAGAGCAGAAGTCGGCGATACGATAGGTTACTCTGAAATATCCGCTTATCTCAAACCATAAAATCTAAACATTTTGACAAGACTATACCTTGTCAACTTCTTTTTCTGTCAATATGACAGATTTTGTTTTTTTATCCTCCACTCTATGCTATACTACTCAGCATGAATCAACTCCATATTTATCCCACATCAAGAGCATTAAGAACCGTAAGTGCGGCACAGAAAGAACAGGATGGTTTTTTACCGGCACTCATGCGGATGGATGAGTTCGAACAGCGTGCTATTCTTCTGGATGATAAAGTACAGATAGATCCGCTACAGCGTATCCTTCTTTTACGTGAAGCAGCCTCATTTCAAGCTTTTGAATCGTTGAATCTCAATCTTGAGCTTGTAAGGTTCTTTACCAAGAGTGATGCACTTTTCAAATTTTTTGAAGAGTTGGCTGCTGAACAGATAAGCTTTGATATTCTGGTTCAGGCAGATGCCTATGCAGAGTTTGAAACACATCTTGGGATCTTGGAACAACTTTTTGAGAACTATAGAAGACTGCTTGATGCAAAAGGTTTTACAGACAAAGCATTGATTCCCCATACCTATAGAATCAATGAGGGATTTTTACAAGCGTATGAAAATATAGAGATACATTTAGAAGGATATTTGAGCCACTTTGAGTTGGAGCTTATCGAAAAAATAGCCAAGCGTACACAGCTTATCATACATTACACAACCAGCCCATTTAATGTGAAGATGCAGGAACGTTTTGAAGCACTGGGTATCACTTTGGAAAACGATGCAATCGTAAGTTTTGATCTAAGCGATAAAAAAATAGTTTCGACACGGCCCAATGATGCAAAGATCAATGCGAATGTTTTCTCTGTGGAGGAACGACAAGAACAGATAGCGGTTGCTTTTGTCCAGATAGAAAAGATGGTCCGTTCCGGTATACTTCCCGAAGAGATCGTGCTTATCTTGCCTGATGAAAGCTTTAAAGAGCACTTTACCCTATTTGATACCCAAAATAATCTGAACTTTGCGATGGGGTATGATTATGCTAACGGCCGTATCTACAAATCACTTGAAGCACTGTATAGATATTGGCAAAACTTTGAGAGTGAACACAGACAACTGTTGGAACGTTATGGATTTGATCTTGAAATAGTAGAGAAACTCTCCCCAGCAAAACACTGCAATATTGAAGCTTTTTTTCGTGCGATAGACGGCTTGGGACTGTTAGAGTGTCCACTGCTTCAGGGTGAGAAAAAAGAGAAGATGAATGAGCGTGTCTATGAAAAGTATCTGCACTTTCTGAAAATATTTGCAAAAGAAGAGCTGCGTTTAAAAGAGTGGCTCTTCTTCTGGCTTAAAGCACTTTCCAAGATCACTATCGATGATGTTCGGGGCGGCATGGTCACGGTGATGGGTGTGTTGGAGACCCGGGGTGTGAGTTTTGAAGGTGTGGTCATCGTCGATTTTAATGAAGGGGTTGTCCCCGCAGCTTCAAGTAAAGACCAGTTTCTTAACTCTTCAGTCCGGGCTTTTGCCAATCTCCCTACTAAAAATGACAGAGAAGCGTTGCAAAAACAGTATTATAAACGCTTACTCGAACAAGCCAAAGAGGTAGCCATACTCTACAGCAGCAGTGACAATAAACTCCCCTCAAAATTCCTGTATGAACTGGGGCTTAAAGGTGCAGTACCGACACCTGTACTAAGCACTCTACTTTATGACCAAACTTCACAGTGTGTAGAGGAGAAAGATCCGCAGGTAGAACATTTTAACGCGCAGGACATAACTTGGTCAGCCTCAAGATTGAAAACCTATCTGGAGTGTAAGCGAAAGTACTACTATCGGTATATACAAAAGATAGAAGCAAAAAAAGAAGAAGAGCTGAATGAGGGTGCTTTTTTACATCTGCTTTTAGATCACTTATATAGAGAAAAAGCAAGTTATGAAAACGCTGATGAGATGCAAAAAAAGTTAGATATTCTTTTAGATCAGTTACTTCCTTTTGATGATTCTAAAACGGCATACAAAAAACTGCTCTGGAAAGAGAAATTAAAAGGATTCGTCACGTCTCAGATAGAGCATTTCAAGAGTGATTGGAGCGTGGTGGAGAGAGAAGTGGAAGTACATGGAGAGATTGGAGGTCTCCGTTTCAAAGGACGCATAGACCGCATAGACCAGAACACCACAGATACACTGATACTTGACTATAAAAGCGGCTCAACTGCTGAAGCCAACAAAACCAAGAATCTCGAGAATCTCGCAGATTTTCAGATGAGCATCTACCATCATATGCTTACAAAAAAATACCAAAATATCACTTTGGCTTTCGTCAAGATACTGGAGGGAGGTAGGATAGAGGAGATCACAGCACTTGAAGAGAAAAATGAAATCCTGGCCCAACATATCATAGATCTCAAACAGACCAACTCTTTTACGGCTGAAAAGTGTGAGGATCTGCAAAAATGCAAGTACTGCGAATTTACTTTGATGTGTGAGAGAGGAGAGTATCTATGAGTTTCAAACCTTTTTTGGCCTACTCAGCTTCTGCAGGGTCTGGTAAGACATTTGCACTCTCTGTACGGTACATTTCACTCCTTTTCATGGGAGAATCTCCGAGTGCTATTTTGGCAGCTACTTTTACTAACAAAGCAGCAGCAGAGATGCGTCAAAGGGTGGTCGATTCTTTACGTGGCTTGGCCGACAAAAACAATGAAGCATTCACGGATGCGATCTGTGTACAGACAGAACTCTCACGTGAGGAACTTTTACGCAAACAGCCTGAGGTTTTGGCGCGGTTCCTTGCGAGCAGTTCCTACATCGTTACACTTGACAGTTTTTTCTCTTCCATCTTGCGTTCGGCCTCTTTGGAGATAGGACTTGAACCGGATTTCGTCACCAAAGAGCAGGGTGAAGATGCGCTGGAAAAACATTTCCTCGAAGAAGTGCAGGCACAGGGGGTACTTTCGAATTTAGTGAAGTTGGCTATGGATATCGAAGACAAACGTTTTATGAAGATCTTTGATCTGATGCAAAACTTTTATAAGGTAGACCCTTTATTGCCAAAGCAAGAAGAGGGAACTCTTGCTTTAGCCAGACAGGAAGAAGCATGTGAAAGCTTGAGAGTTAAGATGATCAAAGCGCTTAGCGATGCAGGGGCCCCAGCACGCTGCATGAAACAGTTTGACACAACGAGTATCAAAGAGTTATTTGGTAAATCTCTTTTTGAAAAAGAAACATTGGGAGAACACACGTGGTTCAAGAAAGTAGCCAATGATGAGATAGAAGGACTCTATGCTTTTCTCAAAAAAGAGTTGGCACATTGGTCGAAAGTAAAAGAAGCGATCGTTTTAGATAACCTTTTTAAAATCTATGACTATTATAAAAATGCGACCATTATGAGTGCAAAGATATCAGGCGTTTTGACCTTTGATGATCTGACCTATTTTACCTACCGACTCTTGCATGAAAGCCTCAGCAAAGAGTTTCTGTATTTCAAGATAGACTCCAAGTTCAAACATATCCTGCTTGATGAGTTTCAGGATACTTCTACGTTACAGTTTTTACTGCTGAAACCGCTTATCGATGAGATATTTTCAGGATATGGGCAGAGTGAATTTAAGAGCTTTTTTTATGTGGGAGATACCAAACAGTCGCTTTACCGTTTTCGCGGCGGGGTGGAAGAGCTGTTTGACAAAGTGGCCCAAAACTATGGAGTAGAGATACTGCCTATGGATACGAATTACAGAAGCTCCAGAAATGTTGTAGAGCAGGTCAACCGTTGGTTTGAGACCACTATGGAAGGGTACACGGCCCAAAAGAGCAGACCCGGAGCATCTGAAGGGTATGTTGAAGTGCTGGAGTCTGAAGTACTCATAGAGGATGCCGTGACACATGCTAAAAAACTTTTACAGATGGGTGTAGATATAGATGAGATCGCATTTTTGGTACATACGAATAAAGATGGACAGAGTTTACAAGAAGCGTGTGAACATGAAGGGATACACACACTTTTAAAAACATCCTCTTCATTAAAAAACATGCCTAAAATTGCTGCTTTGGTTGCCATGTGCGAGTATCTGTTCTTTGGTGAGAAAATAGATGCTCAGGCAATGATGCTCAAGGTAGGTAAAACTTTGGAAGAGGTAGATGTTTCCTGGTTCTCTGCCTTTATGTCTCCTTTACAGGTGACAGACAGGCTGGTAAGAGAGTTTGGGTATTTTGATGAGGATATGAATATTTTAAAACTGTTGGAATTTGCTTCTGCTTTTTCAGATATACCCACATTTGTAGAAGAGTTTAAAAGTTCGAGTATTGCAGTGGCATCTAACTCTGTACACGGTGCAAAGATCATGACAGTACATGGATCAAAAGGTTTGGAGTTTGAGTATGTCATACTTTTGGACAAATTGACACGTAAAAATTCTGACAAGTCGGCATTGATCTATCATTACAATGACAACCTTTACATTGATAAAATTCTTTACAGAACCAAAGGCAGAGAAAACTTTGATGAGGCGTATGCGCAGATCATGGAAGAGAGAAAAGCTTCTGCAATAAAAGACAGTAAAAATGTACTCTATGTGGCTTTAACCCGTGCAGTGGAAGGGCTGATCGTTATTCGAAAGCCTAAAGACTCTGTTTTTGATGAAATAGGCATGCAGACAATGTGCATTGGTACATTGAAGGTGCATGAAATATCAAGTCGTGAGGCATTCACAAAGCACGAAGATACATCTGTCGTTATCTCGAACTACGGTACACAAGAGGTGAATTCTGCTGATGAGGAAGAAGAGAAGGATTACGAGGCTATTCTGTTTGGTACGGCATTGCATTATACCTTGGAGATGCTAGGCTCTTTTGATGAAAAGAGTTTGGAATTGGCTATACTGTCATTGAAAAATCGTTATGGCCAGCAGTTGACTGATCCAAGTATGGCACAGATAGAAAATCGTATCAGAAATTTGATAGACCATCAAGCCTTCCAACAGATCCTCGATGGTGCCAAGGTCAGAAAAGAGCAGTCTCTTAGTTTTGAGGGGGAGTTGAAACAGATAGATCTTTTACTGGAGTATGAGGATCACTGTGTGGTCATAGACTATAAAAGTTCAAAGAAGTATGCACTGAAACATGAAAATCAGGTGAGATATTATCAAAAAGCCATAGCCAATATTACAGGAAAAAGAACAGAAGGAATGATCCTTTATCTGTTAGAAGAAGAAATAGAGATAAAAAACTTAAATTAATCTTAATTTAAATAAATTTTAAGGTTAAGTGGGTACAATCCGTCCACAAAAGAATATTTACAGTGTAAAGTGTTCTATTTAAACAAGGAAAATTCATGAAATTGACATCAGTTCTTAAACCTTCTGAAGTACAACGTGACTGGGTTCTGATCGATGCAGAAGGTAAAACTTTTGGTCGTATCTTAACTGACGTAGCGGCAATTCTTAGAGGTAAACATAAACCATCATTTACACCAAATGTAGATTGTGGTGATTACGTAGTTATCATCAATGCTGAAAAAGCAAAGTTCTCAGGGGTTAAACTTCAAGAGAAAGAGTATTTTACTCACAGTGGTTACTTTGGTTCTACTAAAAGTAAAAAACTTGATGATATGTTAGAAAACCATACAGAGAAACTTTATAAGCTTGCTGTTAGAGGTATGCTTCCAAAGACGACTCTTGGTAGAGCAATGCTGAAAAAGCTTAAAGTATATGCAGGTGCTGAACACCCACACACTGCGCAAATCAATAAGGGAGCGTAAGCATGGCAACTATGTACGCAACAGGAAAAAGAAAAGCAGCGATCGCTAAAGTTTGGTTGACTCCAGGTAATGGTGAAATGCTTATCAACGGTAAAACACTTGATCAATGGCTAGGTGGACACGAAACATTGAAGATGAAAGTGAGACTTCCACTTGAAGCAACAAAGCAACTTGAGTCTATGAACATTAAAGCTACGACACTTGGTGGTGGTTATGCTGCTCAAGCAGATGCACTTAAACATGGTATCACTAAAGCACTTGTAGAGTTTGAACCATCTTTTAGAGCGATCCTTAAGCCAATGGGACTTCTTACTAGAGACTCAAGAGTCGTTGAAAGAAAGAAACCAGGTAAGAAAAAAGCGAGAAGATCTCCACAGTTCTCAAAAAGATAGTCGATCTTTTCTCAAAGCTTGTCTTTGGAAAATCTCTTCGGAGATATATTTCGACTACTTTCCCCAAGGTTTTTCCTTGGTACTTTTTGCAAGAGCATTTCTCTTGCAAAATCTACATATGATACACTCCCTACTTTTTATCTATCGCCCCAATATGCACCAAGATACAAGATATTTTAGTGACTTTTACGTACAACGATCAACATTTTAATGTTAATTACAATAAACCGAATGAATTGCCAAATTTTACAGGTTCGCATAGCTCTTGCAAATTTACCCGGGATCATGGTTAAGTTAAATTGTTCATTTTGAAAATTTACTTCTTCTTCTTTCATGTTAACTCCTTTTTTTATAGTATTTTTCACGTTTAGTTGAGACTTTTTTATTCCGGGATCAATGTCCAACCTGGCTTGAGTTTTGCTTTGTAGATGAACATATGGTGTAGGATATGTTTGATCCAGTGACCTGCAAGACCGATCTCTCCAAAAGTATAGTCGGTATCACGGCCTGTACCCGGGTACTTTTCAAAATCCGGTACCACAGGGTAGACTGTCATGGCTGCAGCCTGACCATCAAAAAGACCTTTACCGGCACTTGCAACACAGGCTGCACCCATTTCTGCCATAGAAGCTTCATGGAGATGAGCGTTGTCTCCATTTTTGATCATATTGCATACAGAGTGGGCAACAGCTTTGCCAATGATACCTGCAGGCATACCTGTTCTTGGGGGTGTAGGGTTGATCGGTGTACCGTTTGGAGAACTCATAGGTTTAGAGATCAGATGTGGTGGTGCAAAGGCTATACCGCATGCAAAGATATTAGTAAATGACGGGTTTTGGTAGGTTCTTGGCCAGTCAGATGCTTTCCAGTTCTCATAGGTGCCTGCATCATATTTTGCATCGACTTTCATAAAACCGTTCGGTGCAAAGAGTGTATCTGTGATATCTGAACCATCTTTGTCATACGCTTTGAGCCCCACACCTGAAAATGGCGGGATCAGCATAGAGAAGTCAAACTCTTCCTCGCCCATGGACCCATCCAAAAGTTCATAATGGAGCTTACCCGCTTCTATTTTGTTCACATGGGCTCCGATGATCCATGGAACATTTCTTTCCGCATAAAGTGATTCCGCAAACAGTTTGGAACTGACAGTATACCCTCCCACTTTCATATGCAGACCACCCATCCCAAAGTCACCAAGGAATGATTCGTTTGAGATCCATTTTATATCCAACATATCACGGATACCCGCTTTTCTGGCTTCATGTTCAATGTTAAAAATATACTCAAAGGCTGCTCCCTGACAGGTACATGTACCATGGCCTGTACCTATCAGAAGTTTTTGTCTTTCCCCTGCTTTTGCTTTTTCAAACACTTTTTCCAATGCTTCATTTGCATGTACTGCATGGTCTGCCGTACAAACAGAAACAGTATGTTCTCCCAAACCACCTTTACCATTACCTAACCCCGGTGTTGCATCGAAGTTCAGTTTAGGTCCAGTGGCATTGATAAGATAATCATAGGTCAACTCTTCTGTTTTGCCTTTCGTTTCTTCTTGTGTAGATTCTATGATGATGTACGGAGCATCACTCTCAGCTTTACCATTTGGATGGATTGAGACTGCCAAGGCCTGTCTGTAGTCGATCCCTGCTTTTTTATAGACCGGTGCGAGGGGGAAAACAACATCTGCTTTTGTCATCTCTCCTACACCTACCCAAATGTTCGATGGGATCCAGTTCCAATGAGAATTTGGAGTCACTACCACCACTTCATGCGCTTTTCCTAGCCATTTTTTTGCAAATGTTGCAGCAGTGTGTCCTGAAACGCCACCACCCATTACTACCAATCGTGCCATCTTCGTCCTTTTTATAAATTGTATGTACTCATTCTAGGAAATAAATTTTTAAAAGAGAATTAAAATCAATAAAATTAATGATATATATCATAAAAACTTATTTATGGCGTAGAATACCTATAGTTTATACACCAAAAACAGATCCTACATAAATCAATATTATTGATCATACTGAGTCTCCATAAGTACGAATTAGCCTAAAATGACTAAAGTATGCTACTATTTTACCTCTGATATAATTTAGAAGCAGTTCACGATAAAGGAAGATAAAAATAGATGCAGATGGGTAGGATAAAGATCTTTTTATTGATGATGATCGTATCATTGCTTCAAGCAGATGTTTGGAATAACCCTCACAGTAAGAAAAAGAGTGCCTCCAATACGCTTTTTAGCTCTTTTTCACTCCCTCCTAAGAGATTGGACCCGGTTGTCTCCTATAATGCTAATGAGTGGGCATTCATCGGTCAAATCTATGAACCTCCGTTACAGTATAATTATCTTCAAAGACCTTATACGCTTGAACCACTGACACTCATGGAAATGCCAACAATACGGTATTTGAACAAAGAGAGAGAAGAAGTAGATGAAAATGATAAGAGTGTGGCATTCACTGAATACCGTCTGGACTTGAGAAAAGATGTTATGTATCAAAACCATCCTGCATTTGCGAAAGATGAAAAAGGGGACCTTCTTTATGCAGCATTGAGCCAAGAGGATCTTGAAAAGATAGAGACATTGGATGATTTTCCAAAGAAGGGTACACGTCATTTACTGGCAGCAGATTATGCCTATGCCATAAAGCGTATGGGGGTAAGGCAGAACCATTCTCCCGTTCTGGACACTATGCAAACCTATATTGTGGGGTTAAAGTCATATTCGAGTGCCATTACAAAGATAGCAAAAAAGAAGAAAGCAAAGAGGGAAGTACTTGATCTGCGTGCGTATGATATTGCAGGTGTAAAGGTTGTAGATGATTATACACTGGTCATAGAGATACATGGAAAATACCCGCAGTTTCTCTATTGGCTTACGATGAATTTCTTTGCACCTATTCCTTGGGAGGCAGATATCTTTTACCAGCAACAGGGTTTAGTGGCTAAAAATCTGACGCTCAATTGGTATCCTGTGGGCACAGGAGCCTATTATCTGGCAGAGAACAATCCAAATAAACAGATGCGTCTGGTGAAAAACCCAAATTTTCATGATGAGATCTATCCCGGTTCAGATCATAATGATTCAGGGAAGAAATTACCCTTTATAGATGAAATCATTTATGCACTGGAAAAAGAGAGTATACCTTTATGGAACAAGTTTTTACAGGGGTATTATGATGCTTCAGGCATCAGTTCAGAAGCGTTTGACCAAGCTGTACAGATCTCTTCATCGGGGACTATGGGGCTAAGTGAAGAGATGCAGAAAAAAGGTATATCTTTGATCGGATCTGTGCAGCCTTCCATTTACTATATGGCCTTTAATATGGTAGATCCTATTGTTGGCGGATATACAGAGTCAGCTAGAAAATTAAGACAAGCGATTAGTATTGCCATTGATCAGGAAGAGTACATCACTATCTTCATGAATGAAAGAGGGATAGCAGCACAAGGTGTGATACCTCCCGGTATTTTTGGCTATGAAGAGGGGGAAGAAGGTACAAACAGTGTGGTCTATGACTGGGTTGACGGGAAGAGAGTACGCAAGTCACTGGCGTTTGCCAAGCAGCTCTTGGCAGAAGCAGGATACCCAAATGGTGTTTCAAAGAAAACAGGAAAGCCTTTGAAACTTCACTATGATACGACTGCTACGGGTCCTGATGACAGAGCTTTGATGGACTGGTATCGTAAACAGTTTGATAGTTTGGGGATACAGCTTGTGATACGTGCGACTGACTATAATCGCTTTCAAGATAAAGTACGTAAAGGGAAGACACAACTTTTTTCATGGGGCTGGAATGCAGATTATCCGGATCCGGAAAACTTTCTCTTTTTGCTCTATGGGGGAAATGCCTCTATTGATACCAATGGTGTGGGGATCAACTCCTCAAATTATAAAAACCCGGTGTTTGACACACTCTTTGAAAAAATGAAAACGATGAAGAATACACCTGAGAGAATGGAAATTATACGTCAAATGGTAAACATATCAAGAGAGGATGCACCCTGGGTGTGGGGTATTCATCCTAAGTCTTTGGCCTTGTCTCATGCATGGTACCGTAATGTAATTCCCAATGCCATGGCAAACAATACACTGAAGTATAAACGTATAGATGCTGCTTTGCGGGTAGAAAAACAAAAAAAATGGAATCAGCCTGCAGTGATGCCACTGTTCATCATGGTATTGTTTCTAGTGATCATGGCATTTTCACTTCGTCGTATTTACAGAAACAGAC from Sulfurovum xiamenensis includes the following:
- a CDS encoding FixH family protein; translation: MAKNSAKTYWPHMILGFLVLGITLSYWTVKSASSIPVQESNQYMLKYQMADMNINQIMEKKIAFDKAYAIHLLNVETMVMTDNVNSNRPQPNPVKLLQGMNAFSYEVVTKDGTKVSDANVTFLLTQPHSRKEDKLFNNVPYEDGKYQIRDVEITKAGRYTLQLRAEVGDTIGYSEISAYLKP
- a CDS encoding PD-(D/E)XK nuclease family protein; its protein translation is MNQLHIYPTSRALRTVSAAQKEQDGFLPALMRMDEFEQRAILLDDKVQIDPLQRILLLREAASFQAFESLNLNLELVRFFTKSDALFKFFEELAAEQISFDILVQADAYAEFETHLGILEQLFENYRRLLDAKGFTDKALIPHTYRINEGFLQAYENIEIHLEGYLSHFELELIEKIAKRTQLIIHYTTSPFNVKMQERFEALGITLENDAIVSFDLSDKKIVSTRPNDAKINANVFSVEERQEQIAVAFVQIEKMVRSGILPEEIVLILPDESFKEHFTLFDTQNNLNFAMGYDYANGRIYKSLEALYRYWQNFESEHRQLLERYGFDLEIVEKLSPAKHCNIEAFFRAIDGLGLLECPLLQGEKKEKMNERVYEKYLHFLKIFAKEELRLKEWLFFWLKALSKITIDDVRGGMVTVMGVLETRGVSFEGVVIVDFNEGVVPAASSKDQFLNSSVRAFANLPTKNDREALQKQYYKRLLEQAKEVAILYSSSDNKLPSKFLYELGLKGAVPTPVLSTLLYDQTSQCVEEKDPQVEHFNAQDITWSASRLKTYLECKRKYYYRYIQKIEAKKEEELNEGAFLHLLLDHLYREKASYENADEMQKKLDILLDQLLPFDDSKTAYKKLLWKEKLKGFVTSQIEHFKSDWSVVEREVEVHGEIGGLRFKGRIDRIDQNTTDTLILDYKSGSTAEANKTKNLENLADFQMSIYHHMLTKKYQNITLAFVKILEGGRIEEITALEEKNEILAQHIIDLKQTNSFTAEKCEDLQKCKYCEFTLMCERGEYL
- a CDS encoding RecB-like helicase; the encoded protein is MSFKPFLAYSASAGSGKTFALSVRYISLLFMGESPSAILAATFTNKAAAEMRQRVVDSLRGLADKNNEAFTDAICVQTELSREELLRKQPEVLARFLASSSYIVTLDSFFSSILRSASLEIGLEPDFVTKEQGEDALEKHFLEEVQAQGVLSNLVKLAMDIEDKRFMKIFDLMQNFYKVDPLLPKQEEGTLALARQEEACESLRVKMIKALSDAGAPARCMKQFDTTSIKELFGKSLFEKETLGEHTWFKKVANDEIEGLYAFLKKELAHWSKVKEAIVLDNLFKIYDYYKNATIMSAKISGVLTFDDLTYFTYRLLHESLSKEFLYFKIDSKFKHILLDEFQDTSTLQFLLLKPLIDEIFSGYGQSEFKSFFYVGDTKQSLYRFRGGVEELFDKVAQNYGVEILPMDTNYRSSRNVVEQVNRWFETTMEGYTAQKSRPGASEGYVEVLESEVLIEDAVTHAKKLLQMGVDIDEIAFLVHTNKDGQSLQEACEHEGIHTLLKTSSSLKNMPKIAALVAMCEYLFFGEKIDAQAMMLKVGKTLEEVDVSWFSAFMSPLQVTDRLVREFGYFDEDMNILKLLEFASAFSDIPTFVEEFKSSSIAVASNSVHGAKIMTVHGSKGLEFEYVILLDKLTRKNSDKSALIYHYNDNLYIDKILYRTKGRENFDEAYAQIMEERKASAIKDSKNVLYVALTRAVEGLIVIRKPKDSVFDEIGMQTMCIGTLKVHEISSREAFTKHEDTSVVISNYGTQEVNSADEEEEKDYEAILFGTALHYTLEMLGSFDEKSLELAILSLKNRYGQQLTDPSMAQIENRIRNLIDHQAFQQILDGAKVRKEQSLSFEGELKQIDLLLEYEDHCVVIDYKSSKKYALKHENQVRYYQKAIANITGKRTEGMILYLLEEEIEIKNLN
- the rplM gene encoding 50S ribosomal protein L13, with amino-acid sequence MKLTSVLKPSEVQRDWVLIDAEGKTFGRILTDVAAILRGKHKPSFTPNVDCGDYVVIINAEKAKFSGVKLQEKEYFTHSGYFGSTKSKKLDDMLENHTEKLYKLAVRGMLPKTTLGRAMLKKLKVYAGAEHPHTAQINKGA
- the rpsI gene encoding 30S ribosomal protein S9, with translation MATMYATGKRKAAIAKVWLTPGNGEMLINGKTLDQWLGGHETLKMKVRLPLEATKQLESMNIKATTLGGGYAAQADALKHGITKALVEFEPSFRAILKPMGLLTRDSRVVERKKPGKKKARRSPQFSKR
- a CDS encoding NAD(P)/FAD-dependent oxidoreductase yields the protein MARLVVMGGGVSGHTAATFAKKWLGKAHEVVVVTPNSHWNWIPSNIWVGVGEMTKADVVFPLAPVYKKAGIDYRQALAVSIHPNGKAESDAPYIIIESTQEETKGKTEELTYDYLINATGPKLNFDATPGLGNGKGGLGEHTVSVCTADHAVHANEALEKVFEKAKAGERQKLLIGTGHGTCTCQGAAFEYIFNIEHEARKAGIRDMLDIKWISNESFLGDFGMGGLHMKVGGYTVSSKLFAESLYAERNVPWIIGAHVNKIEAGKLHYELLDGSMGEEEFDFSMLIPPFSGVGLKAYDKDGSDITDTLFAPNGFMKVDAKYDAGTYENWKASDWPRTYQNPSFTNIFACGIAFAPPHLISKPMSSPNGTPINPTPPRTGMPAGIIGKAVAHSVCNMIKNGDNAHLHEASMAEMGAACVASAGKGLFDGQAAAMTVYPVVPDFEKYPGTGRDTDYTFGEIGLAGHWIKHILHHMFIYKAKLKPGWTLIPE
- a CDS encoding ABC transporter substrate-binding protein; translation: MQMGRIKIFLLMMIVSLLQADVWNNPHSKKKSASNTLFSSFSLPPKRLDPVVSYNANEWAFIGQIYEPPLQYNYLQRPYTLEPLTLMEMPTIRYLNKEREEVDENDKSVAFTEYRLDLRKDVMYQNHPAFAKDEKGDLLYAALSQEDLEKIETLDDFPKKGTRHLLAADYAYAIKRMGVRQNHSPVLDTMQTYIVGLKSYSSAITKIAKKKKAKREVLDLRAYDIAGVKVVDDYTLVIEIHGKYPQFLYWLTMNFFAPIPWEADIFYQQQGLVAKNLTLNWYPVGTGAYYLAENNPNKQMRLVKNPNFHDEIYPGSDHNDSGKKLPFIDEIIYALEKESIPLWNKFLQGYYDASGISSEAFDQAVQISSSGTMGLSEEMQKKGISLIGSVQPSIYYMAFNMVDPIVGGYTESARKLRQAISIAIDQEEYITIFMNERGIAAQGVIPPGIFGYEEGEEGTNSVVYDWVDGKRVRKSLAFAKQLLAEAGYPNGVSKKTGKPLKLHYDTTATGPDDRALMDWYRKQFDSLGIQLVIRATDYNRFQDKVRKGKTQLFSWGWNADYPDPENFLFLLYGGNASIDTNGVGINSSNYKNPVFDTLFEKMKTMKNTPERMEIIRQMVNISREDAPWVWGIHPKSLALSHAWYRNVIPNAMANNTLKYKRIDAALRVEKQKKWNQPAVMPLFIMVLFLVIMAFSLRRIYRNRQNRVIFQEEGRC